In Lautropia mirabilis, one DNA window encodes the following:
- a CDS encoding glutamine--tRNA ligase/YqeY domain fusion protein, whose product MKTSDASGAAAGRPADTGAASGRPAEANTATVSNFIRQAIDADLASQKLAGRTWAGKPGTADVQRAGQADPARIRTRFPPEPNGFLHIGHAKSICLNFELAADYGGRCHLRFDDTNPEKENQEYVDAIIDSVRWLGFDWTFPDGESNLYYASDYFETFYQIALKLIEAGHAYVDSQTGDEIRENRGTLTEPGRNSPFRDRSVEENLRLFREMRAGQHPDGSMVLRARIDMASPNINMRDPILYRVRKAHHHRTGDAWPIYPMYDYAHPLEDALERITHSLCTLEFEDHRPLYDWLLARVAETGMLDEPLPRQIEFARMNLTYTITSKRKLKALVDEGIVSGWDDPRMTTIAGLRRRGFPPAAIRLFCERAGISKASQLIEMAVLEQTVREVLDPEVDRLHVITDPIRLVIENMDPAERIICEAPRHPHHPERGVRRFELSRELWIEREDFAENPPKGFFRMTPGQMVRLRHGFVVRCTGVDRDANGEILQVRCEYLPDTRSGTPGADSVKVKGNIHWVSASDAVPVELRIFAPLFLDAQPDAGGRDPLENINPESKTVRTGYAEPLIREAKPEQQFQFERQGYYVADRFDHTADKPVFNRVTTLKDSFGKKKG is encoded by the coding sequence ATGAAGACATCCGATGCTTCCGGGGCGGCCGCCGGCCGCCCTGCCGACACCGGCGCAGCCAGCGGCCGCCCGGCCGAGGCCAACACCGCCACGGTCAGCAACTTCATCCGCCAGGCCATCGATGCCGACCTGGCCAGCCAGAAGCTGGCGGGCCGCACCTGGGCGGGCAAGCCCGGCACGGCTGACGTCCAGCGTGCAGGCCAGGCGGATCCGGCGCGCATCCGCACGCGCTTTCCGCCCGAGCCCAACGGCTTCCTGCACATCGGGCACGCCAAGTCGATCTGCCTGAACTTCGAGCTGGCGGCCGACTACGGCGGACGCTGCCACCTGCGCTTCGACGACACCAATCCCGAGAAGGAAAACCAGGAGTACGTCGACGCGATCATCGATTCGGTGCGCTGGCTGGGCTTCGACTGGACCTTTCCCGATGGCGAGAGCAACCTCTACTACGCCAGCGACTACTTCGAGACCTTCTACCAGATCGCGCTGAAGCTGATCGAGGCCGGCCACGCCTACGTGGACAGCCAGACCGGTGACGAGATCCGCGAGAACCGGGGCACGCTGACCGAGCCGGGCCGCAACTCGCCGTTCCGTGACCGCTCCGTGGAAGAGAACCTGCGCCTGTTCCGGGAAATGCGTGCGGGACAGCACCCCGATGGCTCGATGGTGCTGCGGGCGCGGATCGACATGGCCTCGCCCAACATCAACATGCGCGACCCGATCCTGTATCGGGTCCGCAAGGCGCACCACCACCGCACCGGCGACGCCTGGCCCATCTACCCGATGTACGACTACGCACATCCGCTGGAAGATGCGCTGGAGCGGATCACGCATTCGCTGTGCACGCTGGAGTTCGAGGACCACCGGCCGCTGTACGACTGGCTGCTGGCCCGCGTGGCGGAGACGGGGATGCTGGACGAGCCGCTGCCGCGGCAGATCGAGTTCGCCCGGATGAACCTGACCTACACCATCACCAGCAAGCGCAAGCTGAAGGCGCTGGTGGACGAGGGCATCGTGTCGGGCTGGGACGATCCGCGGATGACGACGATCGCTGGTCTGCGCCGACGCGGTTTTCCGCCGGCTGCCATCCGGCTGTTCTGCGAACGCGCCGGCATCTCCAAGGCCAGCCAGCTGATCGAGATGGCGGTGCTGGAGCAGACGGTGCGCGAGGTGCTCGACCCCGAGGTCGACCGCCTGCACGTCATCACGGATCCCATCCGCCTGGTGATCGAGAACATGGACCCGGCCGAGCGGATCATCTGCGAGGCACCCCGCCATCCGCATCACCCCGAACGGGGCGTGCGCCGCTTCGAGCTGAGCCGCGAGCTGTGGATCGAGCGCGAGGACTTCGCCGAGAACCCGCCCAAGGGCTTCTTCCGGATGACCCCGGGCCAGATGGTGCGTCTGCGCCATGGCTTCGTGGTGCGCTGCACCGGCGTGGACCGCGACGCCAACGGCGAGATCCTGCAGGTGCGCTGCGAGTATCTGCCCGATACCCGCTCGGGCACGCCTGGCGCCGACAGCGTGAAGGTCAAGGGCAACATCCACTGGGTGTCGGCCAGCGATGCCGTGCCGGTCGAGCTGCGCATCTTCGCGCCGCTCTTCCTGGACGCCCAGCCGGATGCGGGTGGACGTGATCCGCTGGAGAACATCAACCCCGAGTCCAAGACGGTGCGCACCGGCTATGCCGAACCGCTGATCCGCGAAGCGAAGCCTGAGCAGCAGTTCCAGTTCGAGCGCCAGGGCTACTACGTGGCCGACCGCTTCGACCACACGGCCGACAAGCCCGTGTTCAACCGGGTGACGACGCTGAAGGACTCGTTCGGCAAGAAAAAGGGCTGA
- a CDS encoding TPM domain-containing protein produces MAGDSVDGYTPGKPASMKAGRRSLACFWRHSGLAPDPVGRAFDDAAFDRIEAAIVAGESRHRGEVRFALESRLAWHALRRGLTARERALQVFGEQRIWDTEENTGILIYLLTADRAVEIIADRLVHQRLPAGIWHETCQQIVSTISHGNPVDGVVSAIERLGQALAEALPAVPGRANPNELDDRPIRL; encoded by the coding sequence GTGGCTGGTGATTCTGTCGACGGGTACACGCCGGGCAAGCCGGCATCCATGAAGGCCGGGCGGCGCAGTCTGGCCTGCTTCTGGCGTCACAGCGGCCTGGCCCCTGATCCGGTCGGCCGTGCCTTCGACGATGCGGCCTTCGATCGCATCGAGGCCGCCATCGTGGCCGGTGAAAGCCGTCATCGGGGCGAGGTCCGCTTTGCGCTGGAGTCCCGACTGGCCTGGCATGCGCTGCGCCGCGGGCTGACGGCCCGCGAGCGGGCGCTGCAGGTGTTCGGTGAACAGCGCATCTGGGATACCGAAGAGAACACGGGCATCCTCATCTACCTGTTGACGGCCGACCGTGCTGTCGAGATCATCGCGGATCGGCTGGTGCATCAGCGTCTGCCGGCCGGTATCTGGCATGAGACCTGCCAGCAGATTGTCAGCACCATCAGCCACGGCAACCCGGTCGATGGCGTGGTGTCCGCCATTGAACGACTGGGCCAGGCACTGGCCGAGGCGCTGCCGGCCGTGCCGGGCCGCGCCAATCCCAACGAACTGGACGACCGTCCGATCCGCCTCTGA
- a CDS encoding TPM domain-containing protein — MKMPNRSECSVTVPDRPVRAGVGGRGLRAFLLAVVLVLGMLSMVLPAGAQQLQAVPKLSGPVVDTVGLLSPDTREALTQQLLALQERKGSQLAVLVVATTQPEPIEAYSIRVAEAWKLGRGKAGPSGQDVDDGVLLLVARDDRRARIEVGYGLEGAISDGIAKRIIDQQLLPHFRQQDWDGGVQAAVDALQARIDGEALPEPSRAVDPFDTWAEDVLPLMFFLGIGGVIASGIIGRWLASIGAGGVMGFSAFGILGSPIVAAICGAVVLGFVLLVTLGTSPGLQQVGRHTYRNNRRGGGWGGGLGGGGGFGGGFGGGGGFGGGGGFSGGGGGFGGGGASGGW, encoded by the coding sequence ATGAAGATGCCGAACCGTTCCGAATGCTCCGTCACCGTGCCTGACCGACCGGTGCGTGCTGGCGTGGGCGGGCGCGGCCTGCGCGCCTTCCTGCTGGCCGTGGTGCTGGTGCTCGGGATGCTGTCGATGGTGCTTCCTGCCGGGGCACAGCAGCTGCAGGCCGTGCCGAAGCTGTCCGGCCCGGTGGTCGATACCGTGGGGCTGCTGAGCCCCGACACGCGCGAAGCCCTGACCCAGCAGCTGCTGGCCCTACAGGAACGCAAGGGTAGCCAGCTGGCCGTGCTGGTGGTGGCGACCACGCAGCCCGAGCCCATCGAGGCCTATTCGATACGGGTGGCCGAGGCCTGGAAGCTGGGGCGCGGCAAGGCGGGACCTTCCGGTCAGGACGTCGATGACGGCGTGCTGCTTCTGGTGGCGCGCGATGACCGCCGCGCCCGCATCGAGGTCGGTTACGGCCTGGAAGGCGCCATTTCCGATGGCATCGCCAAGCGGATCATCGACCAGCAGCTGCTGCCGCATTTCCGGCAGCAGGACTGGGACGGGGGCGTGCAGGCAGCGGTCGACGCACTGCAGGCGCGCATCGACGGCGAGGCGCTGCCTGAACCTTCCAGGGCGGTCGATCCCTTCGACACCTGGGCCGAGGACGTGCTGCCGCTGATGTTCTTCCTGGGCATCGGCGGGGTCATCGCCTCAGGCATCATCGGGCGGTGGCTGGCCTCCATCGGTGCTGGCGGCGTCATGGGCTTCTCGGCCTTCGGCATCCTGGGTTCACCGATCGTGGCGGCCATCTGCGGCGCCGTGGTGCTGGGCTTCGTGCTGCTGGTCACGCTGGGCACGTCGCCCGGCCTGCAGCAGGTGGGTCGTCACACGTATCGCAACAACCGTCGCGGTGGCGGCTGGGGTGGCGGCCTGGGCGGTGGCGGTGGTTTCGGCGGCGGATTCGGTGGGGGTGGCGGATTCGGCGGAGGCGGCGGCTTCAGTGGCGGCGGCGGTGGTTTCGGTGGAGGAGGGGCATCCGGTGGCTGGTGA
- a CDS encoding DUF2325 domain-containing protein, whose product MQDRELYLGDRPTLAILKNPTEGALDISNFEPTMRQPAKLPADNGSRRRKLWDLAAHCHCPIVGLCLSMNTLRKLAARTMDAPLPEDDYELHVNAVNECRRRGELSELLQKELDQRYAMTIRKLASVKTAEALHAQWKQFVARNEATAGLWACMTHPRCDAATLERIYREVHMLQHHASAASRDKDERYQSLAEEHARCQQDIEKARQRYQQLQVEKAAETEALNGELQRLRADNAGKENTIRQLQEELETLRRNAEDLDSRIELSEQVRWLSERNQELMQRIVDMRRNLAAPEQPAPVLDEATESGSADGAPAAPASTGCPRQAAVARGEVTAEQLDSRAVLCVGGRHAAISIYRRIVEKKGGRFIHHDGGREDSVHRLDASLAAADLVICQAGCISHSAYWLVKDHCKRTGKRCVYVDKPSASAFARGLAQSVQEDATPIPEETEA is encoded by the coding sequence ATGCAGGACCGTGAACTTTATCTGGGCGATCGGCCGACCCTGGCCATCCTGAAGAATCCGACCGAAGGCGCGCTGGACATCAGCAACTTCGAGCCGACAATGCGCCAGCCCGCCAAGCTGCCGGCCGACAACGGATCACGTCGTCGCAAGCTGTGGGATCTGGCCGCACACTGTCACTGTCCGATCGTCGGCTTGTGCCTGTCAATGAACACGCTGCGCAAGCTGGCTGCCCGCACGATGGACGCCCCTCTGCCCGAGGACGATTACGAGCTGCACGTCAACGCGGTCAACGAGTGCCGCCGACGCGGCGAGCTGTCGGAGCTGCTGCAGAAGGAGCTGGACCAGCGCTATGCCATGACCATCCGCAAGCTGGCCTCGGTCAAGACGGCCGAGGCGCTGCATGCGCAGTGGAAGCAGTTTGTGGCCAGAAACGAAGCCACGGCCGGCCTCTGGGCCTGCATGACGCACCCGCGCTGCGATGCCGCCACGCTGGAGCGGATCTACCGCGAGGTGCACATGCTGCAGCACCACGCCAGCGCCGCCTCGCGCGACAAGGACGAGCGCTACCAGTCGCTGGCCGAGGAACACGCACGCTGCCAGCAGGACATCGAGAAGGCCCGCCAGCGCTATCAGCAGCTGCAGGTGGAGAAAGCGGCCGAGACCGAGGCGCTCAATGGCGAGCTGCAGCGGCTGCGCGCCGACAACGCCGGCAAGGAAAACACCATCCGCCAGCTGCAGGAAGAGCTGGAAACCCTGCGCCGCAACGCCGAGGACCTGGACAGCCGCATCGAACTGTCCGAACAGGTGCGCTGGCTGAGCGAGCGCAACCAGGAACTGATGCAGCGCATCGTCGACATGCGCCGCAACCTGGCCGCCCCCGAACAGCCAGCCCCGGTACTGGACGAGGCGACCGAATCCGGGTCCGCAGACGGCGCCCCGGCAGCACCGGCTTCCACCGGCTGCCCGCGTCAGGCCGCTGTGGCCCGGGGCGAGGTGACGGCCGAGCAGCTGGATTCACGCGCGGTGCTGTGCGTGGGCGGGCGCCATGCGGCGATCTCCATCTACCGCCGCATCGTCGAGAAGAAAGGCGGTCGCTTCATCCACCACGACGGTGGCCGTGAAGACAGCGTGCACCGGCTGGATGCCAGCCTGGCCGCCGCCGACCTGGTGATCTGCCAGGCGGGCTGCATCAGCCACAGTGCCTACTGGCTGGTGAAGGATCACTGCAAGCGCACCGGCAAGCGCTGCGTGTACGTGGACAAGCCCAGCGCCAGCGCCTTTGCGCGCGGTCTGGCCCAGAGCGTCCAGGAAGACGCGACACCCATCCCGGAGGAAACAGAAGCATGA
- a CDS encoding FKBP-type peptidyl-prolyl cis-trans isomerase, producing MSFDIKANGLGIQDIEVGTGDEAVPGKRVKVHYTGWLWEADSASAEGGRAGRKFDSSRDRNQPFVFALGAGEVIRGWDEGVAGMKVGGKRRLLIPAAMGYGARGAGGVIPPNATLLFDVELLGV from the coding sequence ATGAGTTTCGACATCAAGGCAAACGGCCTGGGCATCCAGGACATCGAAGTCGGCACGGGCGACGAGGCCGTCCCCGGCAAGCGCGTGAAGGTGCACTACACCGGCTGGCTGTGGGAAGCAGATTCCGCCTCCGCCGAAGGCGGTCGCGCCGGCCGCAAGTTCGACTCCAGCCGTGACCGCAACCAGCCGTTCGTCTTTGCGCTGGGCGCAGGCGAAGTGATCCGTGGCTGGGACGAGGGCGTGGCTGGCATGAAGGTCGGCGGCAAGCGCCGGCTGCTGATCCCGGCGGCCATGGGCTACGGTGCCCGCGGCGCGGGCGGCGTGATTCCGCCCAACGCCACGCTGCTGTTCGATGTCGAACTGCTGGGTGTCTGA
- a CDS encoding DUF3108 domain-containing protein: protein MISDRRRQLSSFLLGSALALPLGRMVRAAEAASGTAGAATSGAKPATDNGAPVLTRLSVPGLPAAAFTLDFDVYYGDYSGSGVEVASATYRFQKQGNRYRLDTEARASGVLAVFYSGTLVQVSEGVMSAQGFVPARYSEKRGRRPERRYRFDSPSRHVRQEGDPAIDFAYPDGTQDRLTIFFQLGLLARADAQRFKPGQKFVLPLAGSRRIDEPFFRVVSQERMRTNAGEFDALHISVEKPGDQDAPRFDIWLAPELKMLPVRIRVFDHGGGGKIVDQVLRRRPQEIR, encoded by the coding sequence ATGATTTCCGATCGTCGCCGACAGCTTTCTTCATTCCTGCTGGGGAGTGCGCTGGCCCTGCCGCTGGGCCGGATGGTCCGGGCTGCCGAGGCAGCTTCGGGGACGGCCGGTGCCGCAACATCCGGTGCGAAGCCGGCGACCGACAACGGTGCGCCCGTGCTCACCCGGCTGTCGGTGCCCGGTCTGCCAGCTGCGGCCTTCACGCTGGATTTCGATGTCTACTACGGTGACTACTCCGGCAGCGGGGTGGAGGTGGCCAGCGCCACCTATCGCTTCCAGAAGCAGGGCAATCGCTATCGGCTCGATACCGAAGCCCGCGCCAGCGGGGTGCTGGCCGTGTTCTATTCCGGCACGCTCGTGCAGGTCAGTGAAGGGGTGATGAGCGCGCAAGGTTTCGTGCCCGCGCGCTATTCCGAGAAACGGGGCCGTCGGCCCGAGCGTCGCTACCGCTTCGACAGCCCGTCACGGCATGTCCGCCAGGAAGGCGACCCGGCCATTGATTTCGCCTATCCGGATGGCACGCAGGACCGCCTCACCATCTTCTTCCAGCTGGGCCTGCTGGCCCGAGCCGATGCCCAGCGCTTCAAGCCCGGTCAGAAGTTCGTGCTGCCGCTGGCCGGCTCACGCCGCATCGATGAACCCTTCTTCCGGGTGGTGAGCCAGGAACGGATGCGCACCAACGCCGGCGAATTCGACGCGCTGCACATCTCCGTCGAGAAGCCCGGCGACCAGGACGCGCCGCGCTTCGACATCTGGCTGGCCCCGGAGCTGAAGATGCTGCCGGTGCGCATCCGCGTGTTCGACCATGGTGGCGGCGGCAAGATCGTCGATCAGGTGCTCAGGCGCCGCCCGCAGGAGATCCGCTGA